The stretch of DNA acaatttatgataaaaaagatgaaaaaatataatcatcatcatcatcatcatcaacaacgaatattattttataatataaatttaaatgacataagcataattattacattagtttttgtaaataaataataaaaaataagccacaaaaataaaaagaaaaaattaacaaaattaaaaagtttaataatacaaaaacgaaaatttaaaaaacaatcatcatcatcatcatctgaattaatttccatgaattttaataatagaaacTTGAATGACACATAtggtattaaattaaattaattaacattcaATAAACATATAGTGCATTgtataattatgattaaaaaaaaaaataatgaaaataattgtgaatattcaacattcaatattttttttgttatttaaatactttatCTGTTATTATATTCCTATTATAATTAAAGGATATGAggcattttataaaaaaccagaaagaaattattattatttaggtCGATCCTGCGAATCTTTTCGATATATCATTACTTTATtaaatagaattattttttaaaaagctttcaacttttttttaattttaatttttcagttacTTGCTATTAAATTTGCATTTCATTTAATATGgaagataaattattcaaaaataattcaaagcaatgaatcaatgaaaatataaatgtatttaaaaaaatattaaaatattttcaattgaaatttgttttggtatttttatcatatcgtAAAAAATTGacctaaataataatcattgctttctgattttatataaaataccccatataatagaaataataaaatataaaattttaaaaaaatatgtttcatTATGTTTGTGttgatgcaataaaaaaattttatcagctaattaacaataattattttcgtcaataatttttcaattcattataTACTCGAAGGACATTAGCAATTATGaccaattgaattttaaaaatttacaattattttcattatttttttttatcataattacaaAGCACTCTAATTttcgtttgtaatttttaaaatttaattattcataatggCTGATGCTCTTCGAGTAtataatgaattgaaaaattatcattttcacaatatatttataatcaatttttcgaATTAacttgtgaaaaaataaaaaaatatccaacttAAATAAAGTaagtttaatataatataatataattcatatataaaattaaaagtattcaactattttgttatattttaaatttttttaaaataattaatttcagatgaaaaacatattaatattGGTATTAATGATAGTTTTTGGTTTGAGTACACTTTTTTGTGTAAATTCATTAccacataattattataataaaactttaaatgaACGTGTCAAAAGATACGACCTCGACAGAAGATTATATAAGTGTCCCGCGACCTGGGGATGTGACGAAGGAAAATGTTGGACAAAATGTGCAGGTGTATTAGAAATGTGGTGCTGGTCTAGAAGATGGGGCAACACTAATTTCAAAACCCAAACTAAATGTAACAATACTGACGATTGTCATCAATGTTGGAAATGTGGGAGTAAATGTTTTtggttttaatgattaattatcaatGGTAATAAGtcaaaagtttatattttataaaatcataatatatgaaaaaagagtatagtaaataaaaataatataccatcAGATAAAACTACAATTCAATCATCaggatattgataaaatttaaattgatgctGGTATAATCAGCAAGTAATCTTccaaaaatgttatattaaaattaacaaaaatattgtaaactgttaaaataaatttatatttattcaaacataattgttgtttaatatattcaattatttcatattgTCTGTTAAAGTTTCAGCtgattaaaatgtttaaaaaaaattaaatttatttctcattataatttgtttttataaacacaGCTACTGTATTTTTATCTATGGTAGCTATGGTAGTTTTCAAGAAACTGCGTTATTTGAGAaatagtcatttttttaaattatttatttaaatctagTCTCATTATATAGATAGATAAAAgagcaatattaattattatttttttttttttgaattaaaccGCTTAAATTTGTATGTCAAAATGGCGCGGATAATTTTAACTTAACAACTGTTGGCAAATGAAAGTCAGCCAGTAACCtcaaaattgacatattaataacagaaaaaaaaaaaagcaaaaaaaagtaaacaaacaactgtcattatatatttacaaaagctGATAAATCCATcgtgacaaaaataaatatgaattcaCAAATTCGTTATCCATATGAGGGTCTTTTgcataaatatacaaatgcaATGAAAGGATGGCAATACAGATGGTTTATATTGAGTCCAGAAACTGGAGaactacattattttttaagtgaaacagaaaaaaatcaaagaccAAGATGTTCAATATATCTTGCTGGTGCTGTTATTGCACCAAGTGATGAAGATTCAAATACATTTACTGTTAATTCAGCAACTGGTAAGTCTAAatcaaaaatcatcatcatcaccaacaacaacaacaacaaaaagatgtagctaatattccttcttttttttaattaatcaatcaaaGGTGACATGATTAAATTACGAGCAACAGATGCAAGAGCAAGACAAGAATGGGTTGATAAATTACGTGCTGTTACTGAAATGTATACAAGAGCAATTGCAAGTAGTCATCCACCATTATCATCACGTAATCCAGTATCAAAACTTGATGTACTTGATGCATTTGCAACATGTCGTGAACAATTAAATAGAGTTGATAGACAAACACAAGCATTgtcattaattattgaatcatCAAGTCTCTATTTGGATCCAGATTTATTAACATTGAAAGCAATAGCACACACAACTGTTCATACACTCAATGAATGTCTAAACATACtctacaaataatttttgtttttttattttcttcaagaaaatgtatataatattattttttttttcttgaagaaaatttttaaataataaacattccATCTGGATGTTATTGATCATTGATAAATCCTCATAAATTTgagatttttaatatatttaatttcaaataattttaagataaaataaagcacaataaaattattattatttttttttttttctgtatgaATGcgtttaaattgtaaaataagtatatattgatatttatttatatctaaatgaaaaacaattaatttttcattgattccttgaaatataaaaaagagtaaaatcAATGGCAAGGTTGATttttatcgttaaaaaaaaatcaggtgAAGGTAaacaactgtttttttttttttttttttaaagaaaaaaaaagttgactcACATAATTATTGACATTTTGCACAAAatcatttcaaaaaaaaaaaatcagttctTTTCAAATTCTCACAACGTcaagtatgtaaaaaaaaaaaaaataaaaaaaaaaatatttttaataaataaaaacaaagtgttaaaaaaaaaaaaaaaaaaagaatccaagaagaatgaatatattttttaaatatatatattaaaattaaaaacaagttaTACTTTTACTTTCACTGATCCTTGATAATCTGTGTCCTTGAATAATCAAGTAAATTGTCTGAAGGTaggattaaaataattttaaaaaaatataaatttaaataatatttgaccaTTTTTGCATTGACAATCATCAagaaaacattattaaatttgttgttatacttaataaattattaattgtgttttttaaattttgaataaaaaaaatggaaaatttagaaagaACAAGAGTACTCACAGAAGCTGGTGgtataaaagtaataatgaCATCTCCAAATGAAGTTGAAAGTGGTGTTTACATAACATGTAGAACATCAATTGTCTTGagacttgatgatgatgaaaaaaaatcatgtggTTTTCATGTAACAAGATCAAAATGGGATCCATATCCTTGGGTTGGATATGTTGAGCCAGCAAGTGTTGCTGATTTTTCTGGCTTgaggtaatatttttaaaatattgttttttttttttttttcaatttgaaatttataattatatattaactgATAGATCTGGTGATTGTCTATTGGAAATTGATGGAATTGATGTTGTTGGTCTTCGTGTTAAAGAAATagcatcattaattaaaaaagaaccTGGAACAATAATTAATCTTCAAGTTTGGCGTAATActgaacaaaataattatcaagataCATGTGATGATGGTGCAGCATTATCTGGACCATTACCAACACTTGTTAGAAAATTAGCAAAAGCTGTATCTGGTACAGTACGTACACTTGAATGTCCAGTATGTCTTGAAACAGCAATATCACCAATATCACAATGTGTACATGGACATATATTATGTTCTGGTTGTCGTTCAAAAACTCCACGTTGTCCAGTTTGTCGTGTTAGACTTGGACAAGGTAGATGTCTTGTTGCTGATGAAGTACAACGTCATATACGTGAAGCATTTGAAGATACTAAAATTGGACAAAATCAAACACaagttaatttatcattgagagaaaaattatttggtaaaatggctaaaaaatttgatattttagatggtaaaaaaaatcataatttacgtggaaaaaataaaccatcaCTTGCTAGATTATtacttggtaaaaaaaaaaaaactttttaaagataactttttaaaaataaaatttttaatacattattaaattaaatatttgttttattatttaaggtGGATTTGAAAAAGCAGTATCAGCTGAAAATCTTGTaacaattgttgaaaataatcaaagaaCACAAGATGAATCACCAGGTGCATACAGAAGACTTGGTGAATTATGTCAACATGACAGAACAAAATCAGCAAGTACTGGTGAACTATGTATAACACGTAGTGAATCAATgagaattaatgaaaatattaatagttaTATTGCAACATCATCTGGACATTTAAGTGTACCACAAACACCAACATGGGGTGGATCAACTGAATcagttaataatacaaataacaatacaaatacaaatacaaataatattattataacgtCATTTCCATGTCcattatcaagaaaaacaaattgtcGTGaaccaattaattataatgaacTTGTTGAACATCTTGGAAGAATTCATATTGCACCACAAGtacatttttatgataaaaaagcaACGATTCCAATTCCTCTACCATTTGGAAGTGATTCAATGTACATATTACATTATgaagatgaaatatttttttttcaagtaattgttttttttattaattattaattagagcttgataaatttattttaaatttttattaattatttaatttatcatcaatttagtATGAAGATGAAGTTGCCTGGGTGACTGGAACTGGACCAGACAGAGAATGGATTTTATATGGATGGGGTAGTGATGGAACTGAAGTAAAATTACGAAaacaaattgttaaaattcatgaaacaacaacaaactcACTTGATGCAATTAATTTAGCTCCAATACCAAATGCACTTTGCATTAATTCAATTgatcttgaaataatatttgataatcctattgaaatataaaattataccagtgtttttttttttttttttctttcttttttattattaaatgtatcaaggtttgttttcatttttaaaaattacaagtttcttaattttaagtaaaaaaaaagttaaaactaATTAACTGATTATTTATCAGTTGGGATAAATCACAAATTAAATTGCCATTTACTTTTACCTtagatatatatgaaaaaaaaaaaaaaaaaaagaatgaaggaaaacaaaaaaaaacgacgAGCAAAGTAgacgttaatattttttgaatatatacttattgataaaaataaatgtcaagagtaaattaaaaaaaaaaaaactggttaatattatttttaaattattgtagtTGTTCAATGTGTTTTTCTATATCTCTAAGATATGGCTTAAATGGTGCAAATTGTTCAGTTGTAGTTGCTGAACTTGACATTGCACCATGTGCTGCTTTTAATGTTGCAATTGCATTATCTCTTCCCAAAACTCTaacagttaaattaaattcacgaTTATCAATTTGTGCTGGTATTAAATGTGTCATTGTTGTTGTCATTGTTGACATGGGTCTTTTACCAGCTGAACATTGTATTTTAggtgtaatttttctttttttagctGTTTGCactaattgtttatttgtttttttatatacaccttcttcttctttttctttatcacgTTTTGGACATGAACAAACACGTACTGGTAAAAATCTACGTCCCAATACATTACCATCATCATCCTCAAGTGTAAATACAACACCAGTACAACGACGATTCATACCACCAACACatgaatttttacaataaaatttaaatgcaaGATGTACATAATCACAACCATGTTGTGGTGTACCAAGTGGTACAATAATacatttatgattattaagcTCAGCATATACTGTTTGTGGATCTGTACAACGTACAACATGATCAATCATTGATGgattaatatttctatttgaaCGAGTATCTTCACTTTGATGATTTAAACAACGTGTTATTGGTTCAGCACGATATTGATCATTTGAATATACAATCATACCACGTAAATAAACACTAGTTGATGTTGCTTTCCATTTAAAACGAATTGGAAGAGTTTGAtcagtatttataaatactttaCCCAATGCAGCAgaaaactgtaaaaaaaaaataacagaaaaatcatttaattattaatttttaatgacaatttaaatttatatttttattattcttgaaaattggtatttattttaatgacagCAAAAATACTTACCATGCAATTTGCTCCAGTGACATCATTGCTCAATATAACTTCAAAATTTCTATCACCAGGATAATCATCTCTGCTGGGTATATAAGTTAATGGTATATTGCTATTGCCATGATATGGTGGTGGCATTGGCATTTGATCAATGTATTGTTCTGTACTCATGTATTGTTGAATACCAACTTTATCATCACGTGGCATAACGGTATCAATCAAATCATTCCATCCAGgactagaaaataaaataaaaaaaacatggttataaataaataatgataaaaacaaaacaaaaaaaaaaaaaagtactaacaaattattaatctcTTGTCCATATagataatattgtattttccTCTTCAggatccttttttttttttaatacaaataatagctattatttaatgtgattgaataatttgttttttaatttttgttaaaaaaaaaaatatcaactataaccttaaaaataataacaatgccAATAAAATGacggtgcaaaaaaaaaaaaaaatagatgataaTAGATAAaaccaataattaattagtagcaaaaaatttatgtaattataaaaaaattgaatttataataattgagtaatataaacaatttgtaCTTACacattatttgatatttcacTCATAATATCAGCTCCAAAGTATTCTGATTCTTGTGATGGAGATTGTGTCAATGTAGCCATCATCATTATTCAACTTAACTAActtaattgtcaattaatatttacgtaaaattatagtttattgataaaataaaagcacAAAGACCGGTTAATATTATAACcggtatattatttattttccaatctTTAGCCATACGGCATACAATGGCGTCTGGATCAGTGCTGGATTGAGATATGTTGAgatatgatataaaaaaaaaaaaaaaaacgatatataAAACTGCTGTGTGTGTGGAAAATACTGTGAAAAACACACACCAACACAACACAATACCGCCAATTTGCAAACTGTTACTTAAGCCTACATTACAACTTAAAACCTGTTGAATTTGCAAAATGCGCTGAAAATCAATGcgcaattttaacaatttaaaaaaaattattatttaattaattttattttattactagaCCTCAATTAATTGAACTaggtttatcaatttttttggtaaaaaaaaagaaaatatatacatattataaattaattcattttgttattttataaatttaattcaagacaagcaattaacaatataaattgttgaaaaaaaataataaacaaagtaaaaaattatcaaagttattttaatatttttatttacgtttAGATAAATTTCTCAATTGTCCAGTAACTTTTGATATTGGAGCACCaagaattaaattacaaataactCTTCTAGCAAGCTGAATATTTTGAAATGATCCTAGAATATGTATTTTAGCATCAGCAAGTACAATACGTGTTTGAGtttgattttcaattgaatgtttcatttttcctttttcaccAGCTAAACGACCAATTGCACGTGATAAATGATCACCTTTTAATGGTTTAACATCTTGAACTTGAAatgattcaacaaataaatcatcaagacGAATAAGTGCAATTGcatcattaatatcaaaacCAAGTAAAAATGCACGAATAAAATCTTCAGCTTTTTGTATATTAGCAATATCTGTTGTTTCTGGTCCAGTACGTAATTTTATTAGTGTAAAGCGAGGTGTTACCATTATTTGTAGAGACAAATGTTCAACAAttggtgttattatttttatccaatTTTCTTCTAATGCATTTTTGCGATGATTTGGAACTGgtatctttaaataaataacaattaataatcatgaataattttataaatattaaaaacaacaatattttacCTGTCTTTgttcaccaccaccaccaccactagcACTTGTTACAGCtttagagttttttgagaaattttgtttttctttttttttaattactttgttattattaacctgaaataaaataattttattaattattatcaacaatagtgtacaataaacaattaacacATGTTCAAAAGtcattaatacaaatttactaaccttttttttttttaaacaatctgATTGTTTTGGTCCCCCCATgttgatcaattttattgtaaaatatttatcaatttacacGTGGTTTACAAGAGTAAGTAAAAAGGTTAGAAGGATCAAAATTAGATACCAAGAGTTGCCAACAGTTCAAGGCTATTTAATAGTGCCATTTTTGACTCATTGATTTGCAAATATATTAGTTTTAACAGAACTTGTTTTGTGTTCTAACATGTTTGTTATTATATGACtctgaattattaattaacattttattatattaagttATTCAATGATGTCAGTATTTACAAtacattatcaacaaatgaGTAACGTAAAATATCAATCAACATtagttatattttgttttataaccAAGAGTATCACATTATACAACTATagattatattatcaattatagtTGCTACAAGATtgtagtaaaattttataattaaaagataTTCAAATCAAGATACAAAACAAAGTGTAATGACTATTAAAACAATGTAGTAAATTTGAGATATGACAGAAATGGCTTAAATGTAGTGTCACATATAGTATGATGTAATAACAAACATGTGTGAACATGTGTCTGGTGTCATGTGTATGTGTGCTACAGTGTATTAGTGTTATTCGAGAAAATCAGAGAAAATTTGTGGTACCATACGCCATACGGTGTATCCAACAACTATTTATCGGTTTTCTTGGAGACACACAAACGAGAGCcatattaaattatctttcTATGATtgctaaatttatttgtagttTTTTAGGTCCAAGCAgaagaaaaacattttaaaaacaaatatcttGAAGACAAAACATGCCAAATTCTCTAGATAAAATAGACCTGAAAATAATAggctaaaataattaaatccattacaatgttatttaaattatagatatatttatttatttttatataaaaaaaaggcacaaatattttttttaaccataattaaattacagaCATGAAAAATCtgtaaaaagtatttttaatgaaattatttaaatgacaataattgtcaatgataatgaaattttaatcataaagaaaaaaaaaaaaaagtaatattttacatcaagtaaaatgagaaaaaaaaaaaaaaattaaacaatctTTGTTATCatcttcttaaaaaaaaaaaacgtaaaacaTGATATATGGttaataatctaaaaataataatatcaaaaaaatcaaaatagaaaaataatagcgaaaaaaacaaaattaatattatttatcgcAAAAGTCCAGCTTGAACAAGAATATTTTTAGCATCTGGTAGTTCAATGCTGTATTCAGAATCTTCatcaatgtttaaaatttttattttatacatttcatTTGGCACCAAAAATTCATCCAACTTTGCAATAACTTGTGGTGACTTTTGTTCATTAACTGAAAAATCGACATTACAAATGATACCAATTGCAGGTGGTTGTAAAAAGTCAGTAACCATTTTTCTAATATCAACATATTTAACATGTGCCATATTGCCATAgtccaaaaataatattaaggcTGCATCAGGTTCAGCACTGGTATTGACACAACATCCTCTGTACCAATTGCCATCTTCATAAAGTGATAAACACAATTCACCAAGTCTTGGTACATATTGTTCtgtatttttatcacaatacTGTTTGATACTTTCAGGCATTGTCATCATTTGAGAAAGTAATACTGGATCATGTGGTGCAAACACATATTTTGATCCAGACTCAAgaatatgaattaaaatacattcTTTTGTTTCACCAATTTCACCAAGTTTTGTCATTTCAAtttcagataaaaataaacttggtgTTGTTATTGCATctgttgttgttaatgatgTTGTGGCAACTTTTTTTTCCCATGTTGGTgtcattaattcattaattttatcattaatacttTCATCTTTTAATGTTTTCAAGTCAACACCATCCATCAATGAAACATCATATGTACATTTTAAAACTTCTTCAGTACCAGCAAGATTAGCAAGATAATCAGATGCTTCTTTTGTTGGTTCACTtgttttaatactttttaatGTTGCTTTGGCAATACATTGTGGACATTTTATCAATGATTGTGGCATTATTCTCAATTGACTAATACCAGTTATCTCAATATTTCCATAATCAacataaactatttttattttatcaccaTCAACAGCAAGTACTTGTGCACGATAAAagttttcatcaataaattgagCAAGAAGATAATCACCATCAGCTGGTGGTTTTGTTAATTTCAATGCTGTTTGTGATGCTTTTGCAACATCTTGAATTAAACGATTACTTCTTTCAACTTCATCAGTGTCTAAACTTCTTAAATAAACAACTGATGGACCACGATGACATTGAATAATAACttgactattatttttaatatttatggtTGGAATTGTTGTTGAATCAATTGACTGCATCAATAATGTTGATTCCCAAGGTGTCCATTTGGTTATTTCAATAGTTTCATTGCCTTCTAATGATAAACCTTCAACAACTGTTGAATTGATACTTGATATTTTGATACCAACAGCTTCttcattaacaaatgaaaatttatttttagcatttaATTTAACAGCATACATTGGAATgtctttgaataaatttggagttggtattatttttgttggtaCAACAACAAGACCCTCATCAATTGATGCAACTTTAATTGTACCATCATCttgtgttgataaaataatgccACGAAGCCAATAAGTTGGATCATCTTGTTTTTGAAAGCACACAAAATCATTGACAGCTGCTTTGTAGCCAGTTGATGTTTGTGCTGCTTTATCACACTCAATTCTTAATGGTTCAATGAGTTTTTCATATGATTCATTAACAGCATCAAATGCCAATATTCCAATGGcacttttatcatcaattttttcactaATAATAGCTACTATTTCCAAACCAACACTAACTAATGTTATGACACTTGTTGGACTTGTATCTTTTGGTATTTCAACAGTTAAtgtttcaattgatttaacaaTATGTTGAATACCATCTGGTTTAACAAtaacatcaataatatcatcctCTGGATCAGATGCAACcattttaataactataataCTATCAACttccaataatttatattcttcaaCTGATTCTCTTGGTAAACGAACATGAACTGAAAATCTTGGTATATCAGCATATTCACCAAGATCAAGAAGTTGACCATCAGTAATTGGTTCAGTTGCACCATAATCAATGTATTCAACAGTCAATGGTTCAACTGTAACAACTTGTCCTCTGTGCCATATATTTGCAAATTTAACACCATATATTTTATCACACTctggatttttaatttgttttaatgttgatgcattttcatttaattcaatCATCAAATTATTGATTGCTTCAACATCACAAAATCTTTGTACAGCAAATAAATGACCTGGTGTTGCAACATGACTTATTACACATTCAATAAATTCTGTTTTTGGTATTAAATCATTCATTT from Aphidius gifuensis isolate YNYX2018 linkage group LG4, ASM1490517v1, whole genome shotgun sequence encodes:
- the LOC122854164 gene encoding oxysterol-binding protein-related protein 11, coding for MNSQIRYPYEGLLHKYTNAMKGWQYRWFILSPETGELHYFLSETEKNQRPRCSIYLAGAVIAPSDEDSNTFTVNSATGDMIKLRATDARARQEWVDKLRAVTEMYTRAIASSHPPLSSRNPVSKLDVLDAFATCREQLNRVDRQTQALSLIIESSSLYLDPDLLTLKAIAHTTVHTLNECLNILYK
- the LOC122854138 gene encoding uncharacterized protein LOC122854138, with protein sequence MENLERTRVLTEAGGIKVIMTSPNEVESGVYITCRTSIVLRLDDDEKKSCGFHVTRSKWDPYPWVGYVEPASVADFSGLRSGDCLLEIDGIDVVGLRVKEIASLIKKEPGTIINLQVWRNTEQNNYQDTCDDGAALSGPLPTLVRKLAKAVSGTVRTLECPVCLETAISPISQCVHGHILCSGCRSKTPRCPVCRVRLGQGRCLVADEVQRHIREAFEDTKIGQNQTQVNLSLREKLFGKMAKKFDILDGKKNHNLRGKNKPSLARLLLGGFEKAVSAENLVTIVENNQRTQDESPGAYRRLGELCQHDRTKSASTGELCITRSESMRINENINSYIATSSGHLSVPQTPTWGGSTESVNNTNNNTNTNTNNIIITSFPCPLSRKTNCREPINYNELVEHLGRIHIAPQVHFYDKKATIPIPLPFGSDSMYILHYEDEIFFFQYEDEVAWVTGTGPDREWILYGWGSDGTEVKLRKQIVKIHETTTNSLDAINLAPIPNALCINSIDLEIIFDNPIEI
- the LOC122854147 gene encoding cellular tumor antigen p53 is translated as MMMATLTQSPSQESEYFGADIMSEISNNVPGWNDLIDTVMPRDDKVGIQQYMSTEQYIDQMPMPPPYHGNSNIPLTYIPSRDDYPGDRNFEVILSNDVTGANCMFSAALGKVFINTDQTLPIRFKWKATSTSVYLRGMIVYSNDQYRAEPITRCLNHQSEDTRSNRNINPSMIDHVVRCTDPQTVYAELNNHKCIIVPLGTPQHGCDYVHLAFKFYCKNSCVGGMNRRCTGVVFTLEDDDGNVLGRRFLPVRVCSCPKRDKEKEEEGVYKKTNKQLVQTAKKRKITPKIQCSAGKRPMSTMTTTMTHLIPAQIDNREFNLTVRVLGRDNAIATLKAAHGAMSSSATTTEQFAPFKPYLRDIEKHIEQLQ
- the LOC122853672 gene encoding RNA-binding protein pno1-like, with protein sequence MGGPKQSDCLKKKKVSKFVLMTFEHVLIVYSVTSASGGGGGEQRQIPVPNHRKNALEENWIKIITPIVEHLSLQIMVTPRFTLIKLRTGPETTDIANIQKAEDFIRAFLLGFDINDAIALIRLDDLFVESFQVQDVKPLKGDHLSRAIGRLAGEKGKMKHSIENQTQTRIVLADAKIHILGSFQNIQLARRVICNLILGAPISKVTGQLRNLSKRK
- the LOC122854122 gene encoding uncharacterized protein LOC122854122, coding for MATFNRTNRPNEENTLYVSDLPDELNEDGIHKLFKDYGRITAIVAPSDAKYAFISYGTFAEAEAAIRALDNKAPLYLQVSFRRKKQDAQTNGHINSISNDRPAFDYRHMAPAPQLMQHFNGGQPRPELFQMHIQPTINSPQFRSFVQPALLPTPSPIPALSQPSNGFFQYTPLELQYAERNDLWSRGSLTIDTAGRRHVTMGRGYTRYHIPDPHPSVEEQASKVSEIRRHGSYQFHQDRQHEKIGRCLACGKYCIQTCASCNKHYCNRECQATDWPRHRITDCNLPVLNNLPGGLDSLFTPLTPLTPGDNNNEHTRLTKSRSVHPPPPMRKPKQAINDHHFSGDIIKKSESLNTGAKKTTGGSIEEISIDDFNNDKILIDDSIKTSLEPVEETSTTSAAAVATAGGGDNDKKTVVIEKPEKKLSTPKIDNNVKVVNVEVPKKLEKISEVKTPSPPPPSSSAAKQNKANIIDEPDFEFPVSKMNDLIPKTEFIECVISHVATPGHLFAVQRFCDVEAINNLMIELNENASTLKQIKNPECDKIYGVKFANIWHRGQVVTVEPLTVEYIDYGATEPITDGQLLDLGEYADIPRFSVHVRLPRESVEEYKLLEVDSIIVIKMVASDPEDDIIDVIVKPDGIQHIVKSIETLTVEIPKDTSPTSVITLVSVGLEIVAIISEKIDDKSAIGILAFDAVNESYEKLIEPLRIECDKAAQTSTGYKAAVNDFVCFQKQDDPTYWLRGIILSTQDDGTIKVASIDEGLVVVPTKIIPTPNLFKDIPMYAVKLNAKNKFSFVNEEAVGIKISSINSTVVEGLSLEGNETIEITKWTPWESTLLMQSIDSTTIPTINIKNNSQVIIQCHRGPSVVYLRSLDTDEVERSNRLIQDVAKASQTALKLTKPPADGDYLLAQFIDENFYRAQVLAVDGDKIKIVYVDYGNIEITGISQLRIMPQSLIKCPQCIAKATLKSIKTSEPTKEASDYLANLAGTEEVLKCTYDVSLMDGVDLKTLKDESINDKINELMTPTWEKKVATTSLTTTDAITTPSLFLSEIEMTKLGEIGETKECILIHILESGSKYVFAPHDPVLLSQMMTMPESIKQYCDKNTEQYVPRLGELCLSLYEDGNWYRGCCVNTSAEPDAALILFLDYGNMAHVKYVDIRKMVTDFLQPPAIGIICNVDFSVNEQKSPQVIAKLDEFLVPNEMYKIKILNIDEDSEYSIELPDAKNILVQAGLLR